The sequence aTCTGTACCAAAGATCTTTAACTCttctcttcattattttaaagactGCTTCCCAGTTCATAAAGAAAACTCCTTTAAGCAGTactcacaatttttaaaataatttacagataCCCCTAAGATACCTTGTGAGAGCCACTCTCATCCTGCAATTCACCCCACagaatgttaaaatgttaaagcACAGAATGCTAAATCCACCACCTAcagtctcatatatatatgaacatcTAATTATCTACCCTGTAAATTTTATCAAGAGACTATAACTACTTGTCCACATTTCTTTGCTTAATATACCATCAAAGTCATTTACctgtgatttttcatttttccccttttttgttTTGATCAGGACACAATACAAAATTTGTATCCAACGTATCAATCTCTGTATGTAGCATAATTCATAGCCTAATTTAACAATTACTTTAGTGAGCATCTGTACAATATCTGTTTTAAAGACCTATAggtaaaagaaactattattgaCCATATAAGGTATCAACCAAAACCGTGCTTGGTGTATAGACCAACTTTGTAACCACAAAATGGTTACTTTGTCCAATGCAGAGCCCAAgggaaatactttttttgtaactgagttttagaaattattcattctgaaactatataaaagaactttttaaacaaaatcactCTCATCTGCCCTGAAATTAACTAATTGCATCCCTTTATTCTATGTCACATCTCCTTAAAATTTGCAGGTGGAAATCCGCTTTCTACACAGTTTCAACTTTCTCCAAAAATATCAGATATGCAGAAAATGAAATAGGAAACAAACATTCTGCCTTGATGAGTAGAAAAACGATTCTAGAAGGGGGTAGGAAATCCCCTTCTGAATCCAGGTGTTTCAGCTTCAATGAATACCGTTGTGtggtttgttattgttttttcaaTGAGAACAGGCTTGTGTGCCACAAACTGTGTCCTCACTGTTATAACTGGGCCACTAACTTAGCCTGTAAACTTGCATAGGATGTGATATGTCCAGTCCTTTGGTCAAAGATGCCCCACCCTTTTTAATAAGGAGCAGGAGGCATTTTAAACCACCAAGGGAAAACATTGAGCATACTGAATGTGAAACTTCTGATTCTTCAAACCAATTACATTATTTCCCCCCCAGGGATAAAAAGGAGGGCACTCTCTCTATCAGAAGGGCGGTGTCACGTGAAGTGCAGCTGGGGCGGGTGGTGGAGAGGCCAAGCCTTTCGCAAACCACCTACAACTCTTACCACCTGAATGAAGCTTCTGAGAAGGGGTACTGCATCTTGAAGCCAGACAAGAATCCCTGAAGGGGAGAGGGAGtgaggagggaaggggggagaCTGGGAAACAAGAAATCATCTCCTCTGACCTCTAGTGAAGTGCCAGGTTTTTTCTTTAGCTcttcacattttctaaatttgCAGATCTGGTGTCCCGTTTTGCGATTCCTGCAACTGCTGCAAACGCCACAGTTGATGAGCCTCTTGCAGGGCACGCAGACCCCAcaccttttcctcttcttcttggCTGGGTTGGCTCCGCCAGCTCCCCctgaggaggacgaggaggaggaggaatgatTCTGCGGGCAGTCTGCCAGATTGGCAATTTGAAACGCACTGTCTGTGACGGCTGCTGAGGCTGCTGCGGGGGAGTGAAGGGCTGTCATGACGATGACCCCTGGAGGTAATGAGATGCCCCCTAAAGCCGGGATAGCGGAAAAAGTCCCCACGCGCTCGGGGAGATTCATTATCTCTGCTTCAGCAGCGCCGCATTTGAGCTTGTTCATGCATTCCCCCGCCAAAGGTCTGCAGTGTTCAGGGGATAAGGTGGAGAGGAAATTAGTATTTGCCATTTGCAACGACGGCTCTGGCGGGCAGCCAGCTTTCCCCAGCCTCTGGGAGTCGTTTCGGTGGTGCATGCTGGtcctgctgccgccgccgccgccgccgccaccgccggcgGGGAGGATCgccgaggaggaggaggcggaggaggaggcggcggcggaggAGGATTTCCTGCCGcccccaccgcccccgcccccgcccccgccgccgccgccgccgccgccacccccgccgccacccccgccgccgcccccacccccgccgcTGCCCCAGAGcatggcggtggcggcggcggcggtggccgcgTTGTCGCAGTTCCAGGGGGACATGCCGATGCGCGcggcggccgcggcggcggcggcgctgcTGGGGAAGATGGGGGTGGTGATGCGCGCGATCTTGGCCGCCTGTGGGAAGGCGCCCCCGTTGGTCTTGTAGAAGGAGGTGGCAAAGGAGCGGTAGCGCTCCATTTCCGAGTTGTAATCCACAAGGCTGTTCAGAGCCCCTTCGGGCAAGTGGCTTTCCTTGGGCAAGCCCGGGGCCTCCGGGCTCGGCCCGGGCTCCACGCAGACATTGGTGTTCATGGTGCAGGGGGGGAAGAAGGGGTGCAGGGTGGAAGTGGGGACCGCCTGGTCCGACACCTGGGTGGAAAAGGGGGAAAGGtgggggggagggaagggagtgaTGGTGGTGTTGGGGTGGGGGCCGAGGCGGGAGGGGAAAGTGGGTTCGGGTGGGGAGAGCAAGGTGAGGGCTGCTTTATTCCTCTCTGGGGCTCATTTCCACAGACGGTGAATTCCCAGGCAGCGTCTTCCTTTGCATTATCCTCCAACTGTTACAACTAAAATAAAGAAAGTCATTCCAACGAGCTGCACgaggaaaaagattaaaaataaataaacaacctCCCTCACTAACCCACCGCAGACAGCAAAAGCTCCCACATTCTTCCATCAGGTCCTTTGCATAAGAATCACCAAGATGTGACCCCCCCCAGCCCATCCCCCCAACGCTCCCaacccccctccctccctccccacagcaaACCACAGCTCCTCCCCCCTATTCTTATAACCCTCCTGAGAAAATGTATTAATAGCCAGGATACCCAGGGAAAGAGGGAAGACGGGGGTGACAAACGCCTAAGGAAAAGGGCAATTGGAGTGCTAAAGACATGCAAATCATGGGTGGGAGGGCGATACTACCTAGAAGCAGAGGGCATTTAAACATTATGAAATGTGTGAACAAGTGCTGCCTGGGCATGCAAATGCTGTAAAGTAGAAAACAGCAATGGCCCTATGAGGAAAATGAACAGGAAATTAGCAAATGAAGTACTGAGAAAGTCTACAATACATCCGAGTATAAACTGTAAGCAAACACAATACAACTGAGAGCTAAGAGACTGCCCACATACAATCTGAACTAAAGAGGCAGGGAAAAAAGAACTACCAGCTGCCACGGTGTCCTTCTGTGTCTGCGGTCATTAGTTTGAATCCCAGCACAGCTGGCTCTGTTAGGGTCTTAATTCAATGGACCAAGGACAGGTCTCAATTGTACAAGCCATTTGGTGGTGGGGCTTGGTGGGGGTAAGAGGGTGATGttctacttgattttttttttttaaggtagaaaataaagataagcCACATAATTACATAGATACATATTTGTATCAGCAATGTCTCAGGTTTTAAACCAAGTGCCTGCAGCCTCTTTAAGAATATTCCTAATCATTCCTAATAGAGATTGCTGTCTCTTCCCAAGACAAGAAGAAAGCATGGCACTTTTTGAAAAGGATCTCTCACAATCACTGATTTTTGCATTGAGTaaaagggggggggggagccCTTAAGGTGTTCTTTGCCAGAGAAAAATaaccattaaaattatttttaaattgtgctctttttaagaggaaagtttaatGTTAACTGGGTGTTTGCATTCATCTCCTTGCTTACAGGCCATTATTATGCTTTAGGAAGAGGTATTTTAGTTGTTTATTACAGAGGGAGAAGTACATCACAACCTTTTAAGAAGTAAAGCAAAAGCATAAAGTGTATATTCACCTAAAAAACCAGTTtctttgtttccagattttttgGCCAGAATATCTTTTTGTGACATCttttgaagcccatagattgGTCTAGAATGTAGAGTTCAGGGAATTCTACATGGGGGCCCAATAGTCTCAGTCTcaaatattcagagttcaaaatGGTTATCAATTATAGTAATTATGCTTATAATTAGGTTAATGAACCAGTTTTGCCCAAACTCCAAGTGCAAAAACTTCAAGACCTACTGATGAGGTGCTCTAAAAAGAGGGGTTTATGTAAACAAATCCCTATTAGGCAAAGTAAATCAAGATAAGGAACCTCACCCCAGGCTGGATTAGAAGCTTGCAGGCGTCTTTCAATCACAGCAAGTCCCTAATCACTCAGGAACCACCTCTGTGGTTTCGCATTAGGGAAAACTGCTCCCTTCTGAGGTCTGGGGGCAATACAAAAGGTGCCCCCAAAATGCTCTTGGCTAAATATTCTTGATGCTtggaaggggtgggggaagacACAGCAAGAATATGCATATAGCTTCAGTTTCTGCGAATCACATTGTAACTGCAAGACCATAATAACTGCTACTCAGTAAAAACTAGTTATGTCAACCATGCATTAGATATCATCACATTGAGTGGAGGGAAAATTTTCAACGTTTTAGTCTTTTGACCTTGttccaaataaagaaataatttaatgtcCCTTTTTTAGAGTCTTAGAGTGGTGTTTCCAAACACAAGCTTTCCTTGCTTTTCTGATTGCCATCACCACCCCCTTTCCTACCTCAAGGTTTAATACCACCAGAAACTGGAGAAAATGATTATGCCCAGTATCCAGGTCATTATTGTTTAATCAATGCATCTCTGGAGCATGAAAAAGGTATCTAAGCCACAGCTATtgtttggattttattaaaaaacaaaataaaacacacacaaataactaTAGTTCTATGCCAAAGCTAAATTAGAGATGCATACTTCATGATCCTGTTTTGCCTTTAAACAATGTGACTGTACATGCCTAATATTGTATGTCTGGTCTACCAGAGACATAGAGATCAAAGGTCATATTTAACATTCAGGAGGAGGGGCGGGTGCagattaattaataaattaatacagCGACGCTTTTTCTTGCTGGAGTCCAGCATTAATAATCTACTTTCACAATCCCAACGGACAGCaaacatttaagagaaaaaaaagccagagaaagagaaagaacaatcaCTTACCAGTCTCTTTTTATTTGGGGAGCCTTAGAATTTGCAGACGCTGCCAGTCTGCCTTTAATTAGTTGCACATCACCCcctaacacaaagaaacacaaatcCAGATGTGTCTTGGCAGCTCCCAATTACAACTTTAATACTTGTAAACAAACTGTTGGGGAGGGGGGATAAATAAATATGCGGATCAAAAAAAATACCtgtaaatggctttttttttcttgttgcagagagaaggaggaggagatggtGTTAGTGGTGGgggtggaaggaggaggaggtggggggagaGGAAAGAGTcgagtgtgagtgtatgtgtgagagCGCGGGGCTGTTGTCGGTGGTCTCTCCTCTCCCAGCGCGTTGCTCTCCGTCCGTCTCCAGTCGCTGTgtgcgagggagggagggagccggggagtctctcctctctctctctctctcctctctctctctctctctctctctctctccctctctctcaccctccccccttctctctctgtttgtgtgtgtgcgagtgtgcggttgctgggggaggggagcgAGAGAGAAAGgcgagggaggaggtgtggaggCTGGGGGCGGGGGCGCGGGGGTGGGGGTGATTGGCGCCGAGGTGAGGAGGACGCAGGGACGTGGACACCTACTGATGATTGGCTGCAAATTACACGGGGAACAAGAGGCGCACGCGGGCCAGCGCTCCTTTTCACAAACCCTCTCCTCGGCAGAGGAGCCACGTTTTCCCTGCTCGCCTGCGGATCGCCCTCCCTCCTCGCGCCCGGCTCTCCGGCTCAGCCCAGCACACAGGgctgttgattattttcttttgctctcGGAGATAATTGTTTGGAAGGGTTGGAAAGAGGGCGTTTCCGACACTCTgcgtgtggggtgtgtgtgctgtgcgggtgtgtgtgtgtgtaaataaacTTGTCTGGGATTTTTTGGCTGGGTTGAGAAGAGCAatacaagaaacagaaaaggtcATGTTTGTTTGAAGAATGCTCTTAGTTCGTACCCAATGGCgtggttttaaataaatttcctaGTGTACCCaggaagacttaaaaaaaaaaaaataccatttagaTCTTTAAAGTAAGGGAAAACGGACTGGTGTGGTTCTTCAGACCCTCGAAATACTAGAAATACTATTATTCCAGAATGTAAAAAATCGGTGATATGATGCTTGGCCAATCTCAAAATCCATCtcaatctctgtctctcttctcctctactcttctcttctctctctcctcccaaaCTCCTCTTTTACTATTCCTACTGGTAGTTACAAAGAATAAATCCGATTTGTAACTCACTGccctattttttaatttcaaacttTACTTAAACAAAAACTTTTGTATTTCAGTCTATTTTAGAATAGTAAGTGATTAACATTTCACTTCTTGCCACTTGGGAAAACATAGTTTATgaattgaaatataaatattttactgcAGGTCAAATACAAATAAAGCTCGTTCATAAATGCAGCTGTAAATTAACCTCTTCACTGCTgcctcaaataaaatatttgtggaCACATGCTATCCTACTATTAAAGTATACTCTAGTGgaaatagttataaaaataagatacagAATTATGAATActtttgaacaattttttttctaagagaaaaaCAGTGGCTAAGGTAAGTCATAgagtaggaaagaaaaaacttAAGATTATTTAAATTGGTGTTATCAAGCAGAGTGAAAGTTTTGTATTAAAAGTGTTTATAGTAATGCAATATTAGTTTTTCAGATAAGTGAGGaaaatataatgttttctttctttaataagaaaaaaaatgctgaaaagacattttaaacCATTTTGTATTTGAATTTCAAAAGATAGACTTTGACCATATCAAGACATTACCAACTATGGAGGATAAATTGTTGATAGCAAGTTTAAAACTGTGGTGTGTGTATGCCTAAATGAAGGTGTTATTTCAAGAGTGGGCTACTATTGCAATAGGAAACAGGTGTATTTTGTGACTCATTGATTAATATacatgttttgtaattttttaaatcataagctGTTTGATTATTACTAGTTATTTGACATAGACAAAATAACTGGATGGCTATTAATTATTCAAgttaataagatatttttatacTTGTGCTAACgccttataaaaacaaaaaaggaaattttccgtttggttttttttgttgttgttttagctACGCTTCATAGGAAGTTTATCAGGAAAATATAGTCACTTTTTAATGAGTGAAAACATGCTAGAAAAATGATAGATTCTTAAACATCTTttcacaatatttaaaatatcagtcCAATGTTAGAAATTTTGAAGTTTATAAATAAGCAATGTTTTTAATCAAATAAAGACATCATGCTTTCTTttgccaaattttcttttctggaaattttcctttttggaaaTTCCTTTTCTCATGCTTTCCTTTTTGAGACTCTTTAAGCTTACTTTCAAAATGAAATCTTAAACACATGAGAGAAAATATGTTCTAAATTCCAATGAATTTTACTTTCTAGCTGATAAAGGAAAACTATAGAATGTTTGGtcttaataattaataataatagcccCTATTAATGATCCATGAGTGTCAGATCCTGCGCTAAGTAATTTGCAGATATTCTATTTTGTCCTTGCAATAATCCTGTGAAGTggctattatttccattttacaaacaaggaaattGGGGCCCAGAGAAATTAGGTAACCTGGATTAAGTCATAAAGTTAGTATGTAAAAAGTTTGAAATTTGTACCCAATCCAGTCTATTCCAAAGCCTTATGTTTATAACCTCTACCCTATTCTCACTATCAAtaattaatcaatcaataaacCTTCTCTTGATACTAGAACCTCAGATTTAATTATGATTGTAGGCCCCTAGTTGATATGGCatcaattaaatttataaaataaattataaacaatataCCTCATGGCTTTGATATAGCATTCTATTGCCTTTCCACTAGGGAATTGATTGCATACTTAGCCAAATATGATCAggggaaatattttttctcatctatCTCATATCCATTAATTTTTTATACCAGTGTAGACACGTATATGCACCATGCCTCTCACTAGTCTATGTCTGTCTTCTTTAAAATGACATATCAGGGTTTTAATAATAATACCTGAGAACACTCAGTTCTCCGATAACTCTCTCTAAGTCCACATTTTTGTGTGAAACACCAAAAAGTGAAGTTGTTTTCTCTGCAAAATGCCCATGACAGCTTCCAATTACCTGGAAGTGGTTTGTGCCTTTACCctgatttatgattttttaaaaatcttaactaGGAGAGAGTTCCAAGCTTTCATAGATAACCTgatgggaatttttttaaagcccatCTTGAGCATCACCCGAAAAAAGTATCCCCACTCGGCATACATTTTTTGTTCTGCTctgaaatatctttaaaatactgCTACTTTCCATCATAATCATTATCAATATCCTCATCATTATCCAGAATCTTCAAAAAGGTAGCATATTCTGTTGAAATAAATAGACCTCAAAATTTAGCAATGCAAAATCCACAGAAGTATATGTTTTCTCATAGAACAGTCCAGGGTGGGAATTTCAGATCAGAGACCATTCTTCTCTATGAGTGATCCATAGATTAAGATTCCTTTTATCTTGGGACGTTTTTCATCTCCAAAGGACAGCTCATCAACTACATGAAGCTGGCAGAAGGGCATGAAGGAGCTATGATGGCTTCTTAAAGGTCTTGGTCTTGAAGTGGAACATAGCACTGTGGCTCACATGCAGTTGTCAAAAACTCATTACATGCCACACCTAGCTGCAAAGATTACTGGGCAGCCAACTCCAAGATGCAGCTTTATTACTGTGGCGTAGAGAAACAATTCTGAGGGACAGCTGGCTGTCTTCCACATAGAGTAACACAGAAGGTGAATAATCTGATGAAGAGATTAAGTAGACCACACAGCCCTGAATGTGACCTTGAAATTCCTCTGCTCCCTGGAAGTTATTTTGCTGATTACCACTGAAAACAGTCTTAATGACTTTAGGGAAAGTTTGGCAACTGTGAAAGAACTAAGCTTTCTTAAATACTTGTAGGATAGCCAAGGCAAGGTTAGAATATTCAAACAAGAATTTACTGAAGAAAAAAGACAGCAGAAGTAACACAATCAGAggaaatagcataaataaaaaattaactgagataAATCTTGGGAACATGCAACTTGTCTGCTGGTGTTTTCAAACCAAGAGGTAATTTTTAACCTCCCACTAATGAGATGTTTACTATTAGTCATAAGAAAATACACAACATGAAGGTCAGAAAAGGTGTGTGGAGCTTTCTTACCTAATATCCAAGGACTCACATCTCAACTCATGTTCATGGGCTCTGTGGACCACCTCTTTTGCCACAGTAATTCACTATGAATATAGTAAATAATCACACTCATTATGGAAGGAATATTCCCTTAAAACAAATAGGGAATAATTTCTTTAACTCTTTTGACTGGCCAAAGATCTACCTAGGATTTTTATTTACCTGGCTCCTTTACCAGAATTTGAGTTGGTTGACATTGGGAATTGTGTCTTATTCAGCTTTGTGTCCCACCTCATACCTACTATGCCTACCACATGGCAGGTTCCAAACATTCTGGGTCATGCATATTGAAATAATGTAGTATACATGAGATGTATGGAAGTAAATTCCCCATTGCCTATAGGATAAAAGtgcaaaatttataaaattaatttcatgaaGCCCTTCTCCAACTGGTTCCATCTTTTGAATCTAATCTACTATTATTCCTTCTAAGAACCCACTATCCCAGCAGATCCACTTAGCTCAGAAAACTTCATTTGCCTTATGACCAGAGGGGGAGAAAATCTTTAATTAATAATGAACTGTGAGCTAAACTGAAGTACTattatttccataaaataaatttttgcatataaaaaattattatagcataatgaaataatatttttaaataccttgATTTAACATTTTCAGAACGTTTTGGGAAGTTGTCTTGGTGTCTTAACGATTGGGATTTGATGAAGCTACTTCTTAAAATCAATATTCTGCAcacctgttgttttctttcacttctaattaaatattgataCATTGTTATCACAATGCTGACCTTCATATTCAAAGCTGGTACTTTTAACCTGCCAACACAGTAGGTCACGTGCTTTGAGCTGTTTTTCCAGCTATCTTTACTCTCTTACCTTGTCTTTCTAATGACTAATAGGAGGTACTTATGGAATGGCTGGCCACTGTTAAGGATAAAAACTGTGACAATTGAGGATAATGAAAATAATGGGTTCACAGGGTTAAACCCATTACGTTGGCCTCATTAACATCATATTCAAATCAACTAAGCTAATCAAGTACCACATATtcacatattttcatatacaGTTTGGACACTAGACAAATATGTATCAAGTATTATTCTGGGCATTAATTTTTAGAATTGTTCTTTGCCAGACCAAATCTGGTATAGCCCCATTTTAATTTACTCATGATATTTTTTCTCATCATATaaattccatttctataaaactATAGCTCTGATACTCCATGGAAAGTGCTATCCCCAAACACAGAAATCCAAACTTTCAATGATAGGCTAGAAAGGGAAAACTCCAGAAGAATGTTTTTTCTTCCATAGGCTCACTGACATAGCTTGATTTTTATTAGCTGTTGTTTTCCTTGTACTttcccataaatatttgttatccTTTGTTCATTGgattattagaaaatataaacaataacaTTCCAGATTTTGTCAAAGTAGTTACTCATGAAGGAAACAATGGATCACTTTTGCTACAAAACACCAAGTGATGGTAAATAGCTTCCAGGCACTAACAAATCTAAACACAGATTTGTAACGTGGGCCCCAAGCTGTTCTTTGGGGTCTCCCTTTTCCTTTGCCTGACAGAATCAAAGCATCCCGTGCTGGCCTTTGTCCCAGCAAAATTCTCCTTAATCACAGAACTACCTGTGTGCCTTCTGGAACATAAATCTCTTCAGATAGCTAAGTAATGGTAAAGTAATACAAAGTGAGGAAATCCTGTGGTGAAATTTGTAGTTAAGAGCTAACCAGGAAACACTTTGTCCACAGTGCTCAGTGTGCCAATAGTCCGTGTTCCCCTGACAGCAGTCCAGAATGTGATGGTGTCACTTCCTTCTGCTCTCGCCCATTCTCTTCTGCACACAGGACACTGGAAGTCAATAACATAGTCCCCTATCTCAATTCTTCCTATTCTCTATCAAAACTCCAAATTCAATAACTTAGGTAACCAATGTTCTATTAATACTCCTCTCAACAGGAAGAAGTGGACCTTTTATTTAAGGCAAGCTTACATACAGGCACTGGACATTTTATTAAGAGGCCTCTGAATCTTCAAATTGCTAGACAGGACTTACCCagttagaaaaaataatcttCAATTTTTAATAACAGAGTTACTTCAAGAATGTACCTTGTGAAGACATAAAATTAGGTTTATAAAAGTCATATTGTTAAGCTCTGTGAAACTCCAAAATTAAATCTGTCTTAAACCATTTCCTATTCTATAATGTCACCCTTTTTGAATTTGCCATTTTTAAGTAGAATAAAGAAATGTTTACAAAATGGTTGTGaacacaaaaattatatttttttccctgGAGATTTTAGACTTCCAGTGTAACCTTAATATCTGTATTTGCAAAAGTACAGGTTTCTTAATATTAGtctcaatattttatttgaaatcaaaGCCACTCTTTatgcttgtttttttaaagtgtgtttccATTTAGTTTATCTTCAATTaactcccttttttaaaaaagaattctatttttctttgttgagaggAAGAATTCAAGATACTATCCCCTAGTTGTTAATGTTCAGTCCAGAaaggtttttttccttcccagtgCTGACCTTTGTTATGCCGTAGTTATAGCAACAAGAAGAGTTCCTTCTGTCTGTCTGTTGTGTTCTCTTTCCAAACTAATGACAGTCTTTTATATGCTGTTGTGTAGTATGGGGAATGCTTTACATGCATTGATTTCTTGATTTACTGATGCATTTAGCTAAACCAGCAATTtgaatggaaatttttaaaataaatgcaattaattGAAATGGAATTTGCacattatatatgttatttatggAATACAGATCACTTATTTAGGCATTTTTCTAGTTAGTCTTTGAACTTCACTGATCAACTTGCAGTTTAACTTCTCAGTGACCAAGTTTATTTATCCTATCATTATATCTTCTTAATCAAAACAGGAAGagagcaaagagagagaaagagagttacCCCCCTAGAAGGGGAGTAACATGATGTAAGAACACGTAGTTTTTCTGCCAACCTGGGTCATACAATCATTATGACCTTAGGCATTCTACCTCTCATTTTACCGATCTGGAATATCAGTTTAATTATAGTAATTACCTATCTCACAGGGTTCATGAGGTTTAATTAATGTTAGCAAAGTGTTGGAGCTATTTAGTAGAACAGTAATATAAAAAGCAAACTACCTGAAAATCACAACTATGTTCTCCCTACATAGTACTTAATTTTacacacttcttttctttttccttcagagttaatttaacatttattgcttcttttttctGTCCCCTCCATATCTATGTCTATGGTCTTTGCTACTTGAGACTTACTTTGGATGTAAAACATAGCCTCTGTCCCACTTTTGTTAGATTGCACTATCACCTCCAGGAGCTCAACATTTCTGAATCTAACTGGATTGGGATTAACAGTAGTATCTGAGCAAGTAGCTGTGGCTACATACTTCCTTTAATTCCAGTTAGAAACTGCCAGTTAATAATCTGAATTTGATTCTCAAACACCTTGTGTTTGTATCCATGGTGTTAAAGCAAACTGAATTAGACTTCCAGTTTTTTATTGAAAGTTGGAAGTTCTGTAAGTATTGTGTCTGCATTCCATCCTGGAAATAGTAGCTGTAGCTATTATTAGTTATGGAGTCTCTAGTTTGCTGGCACTTTTAGCATTCCCTGCTGTCTAACACTTGCCCACCTAAGCATTGGAATTTGTAACTTAAGGCAACTAAGTACACTTGTGCTAGCTGTTCACTGCACAACAATGCCTGGCCAAATGGGCAAGTAGGAGCTGGAATCCAGCCCATTGCTCTGCTTGCCAAGCCATGTTCTGGTGGGTCTAATTTGCAAAAAGG is a genomic window of Macaca mulatta isolate MMU2019108-1 chromosome 5, T2T-MMU8v2.0, whole genome shotgun sequence containing:
- the CXXC4 gene encoding CXXC-type zinc finger protein 4, with protein sequence MNTNVCVEPGPSPEAPGLPKESHLPEGALNSLVDYNSEMERYRSFATSFYKTNGGAFPQAAKIARITTPIFPSSAAAAAAAARIGMSPWNCDNAATAAAATAMLWGSGGGGGGGGGGGGGGGGGGGGGGGGGGGGGGRKSSSAAASSSASSSSAILPAGGGGGGGGGSRTSMHHRNDSQRLGKAGCPPEPSLQMANTNFLSTLSPEHCRPLAGECMNKLKCGAAEAEIMNLPERVGTFSAIPALGGISLPPGVIVMTALHSPAAASAAVTDSAFQIANLADCPQNHSSSSSSSSGGAGGANPAKKKRKRCGVCVPCKRLINCGVCSSCRNRKTGHQICKFRKCEELKKKPGTSLERTPVPSAEAFRWFF